A region from the Candidatus Bathyarchaeota archaeon genome encodes:
- a CDS encoding metallophosphoesterase family protein, with the protein MRVLVISDVHSNLEALLEVLGDADGFDLAICAGDIVGYGPNPSECLRKIDELGFHSVMGNHDYAIVTGDTSGFNPYAAEAVRINRRLLEADEVRRLGSLPMGLNLEIDGVRIQVYHGSPSDPVNEYVFPEEAEAVAEDYLEALDVGLIILGHTHIPYVIETGNGFLMNPGSVGQPRDGDPRASYMLLEIEGSSVKVDHRRVDYDVDSVASKMRRMGLPEVLAARLYGGW; encoded by the coding sequence ATGAGGGTTCTCGTTATCTCGGATGTACATAGTAACCTTGAGGCTCTCCTAGAGGTGCTCGGAGACGCCGATGGCTTCGACCTTGCCATCTGCGCCGGCGACATCGTCGGATATGGGCCGAACCCCTCAGAGTGCCTACGTAAGATTGATGAGTTGGGCTTCCACTCGGTGATGGGGAATCACGACTACGCCATCGTGACAGGAGACACCTCAGGGTTCAACCCCTACGCCGCCGAGGCCGTTAGGATCAATAGGCGCCTCCTCGAGGCCGATGAGGTGAGGAGGCTCGGGAGCCTCCCGATGGGTTTGAATCTAGAGATCGATGGCGTCAGGATTCAGGTCTATCACGGGAGCCCCTCAGACCCTGTTAACGAGTACGTATTCCCCGAGGAGGCTGAGGCTGTCGCGGAGGATTACTTGGAGGCTCTAGATGTGGGCCTCATCATCCTCGGTCACACCCACATCCCATATGTAATAGAAACTGGAAATGGTTTCTTGATGAACCCTGGCTCCGTCGGTCAGCCAAGGGATGGGGATCCAAGGGCTAGCTATATGCTTTTGGAGATAGAGGGGTCTTCAGTTAAGGTTGATCACCGACGCGTCGACTACGATGTGGATTCAGTTGCCTCAAAGATGCGTAGAATGGGTCTCCCTGAGGTCCTGGCGGCAAGGCTTTACGGTGGATGGTGA
- a CDS encoding UbiD family decarboxylase codes for MSDLRGFLERLEREGEVLHIEEEASPRFEIPLLLRAFDGDKALLFERVEGYGNRVVGGICGSRRRILEALGLTPSSFYEQLIQAIRKPKPCVVGDGPVMEVMEPPSLNKIPILTHFERDPGPYITAGVLYAGIPDGSTGNVSFHRLLVLDERRMTLRIVPRHLYRIVQMARERGLTSLDVSISIGLHPAVMVAAASPAPFGVCEFEVANSLLGGGLRLIECEHVDALAPADAELVLEGRLHLDEEALEGPFVDLSGTYDIERRQPVVEVVGVMHREDYIYQALLPSGSEHKLLMGMPPEARIWEYARGVVPTVREVNMTRGGCGWLHCVVSLEKFREGDPKNVLMAIFAAHPSLKLAVVVDSDIDPYDMEQVEWAIATRFRGDEDLLVIPHVRVSSLDPTSDQELELGCKVGIDATRPLTKPQEKFEKARIPISDRAKRLLQRYGQEGGRKSCT; via the coding sequence ATGAGTGACCTCAGGGGGTTCCTGGAGAGGCTTGAGAGGGAGGGGGAGGTCCTCCACATCGAGGAGGAGGCCTCCCCAAGGTTTGAGATACCCCTATTACTGAGGGCTTTCGACGGGGACAAGGCCCTACTCTTCGAGAGGGTTGAGGGATACGGGAACAGGGTCGTTGGTGGCATCTGCGGGTCTAGGCGCAGGATCTTAGAGGCTTTAGGTCTCACCCCTTCCTCCTTCTATGAGCAGCTCATTCAGGCCATTAGGAAACCCAAGCCATGCGTGGTGGGAGACGGCCCAGTTATGGAGGTGATGGAACCCCCAAGCCTCAATAAGATCCCCATCCTCACCCACTTCGAGAGGGACCCTGGACCTTATATAACCGCAGGGGTCCTCTACGCCGGGATCCCCGACGGCTCAACGGGGAACGTCTCGTTCCACAGGCTCCTAGTCCTCGATGAGAGGAGGATGACCCTTAGGATAGTGCCCCGCCATCTCTACAGGATAGTCCAGATGGCTAGGGAGCGGGGCCTAACAAGCCTGGATGTTAGCATCTCCATCGGGCTCCACCCAGCCGTCATGGTCGCGGCGGCCTCCCCCGCCCCCTTCGGGGTCTGCGAGTTCGAGGTGGCCAACTCCCTATTAGGGGGAGGCTTGAGGCTTATTGAGTGCGAGCACGTGGATGCCCTAGCCCCCGCCGACGCGGAGCTGGTATTAGAGGGGCGCCTACATCTGGACGAGGAGGCCCTTGAGGGTCCATTCGTCGACCTCTCAGGAACCTATGATATAGAGAGGAGGCAGCCGGTGGTGGAGGTTGTTGGGGTGATGCACAGGGAGGACTACATCTACCAGGCCCTCCTCCCCTCGGGCTCGGAGCATAAGCTGCTGATGGGGATGCCACCAGAGGCCAGGATATGGGAGTATGCTAGGGGGGTGGTCCCAACCGTGAGGGAGGTCAACATGACCCGGGGAGGCTGCGGATGGCTCCACTGCGTCGTGAGCCTCGAGAAGTTCAGGGAGGGGGACCCGAAGAACGTCTTGATGGCGATATTCGCCGCCCACCCGAGCCTGAAGCTGGCCGTGGTCGTAGACTCAGATATAGATCCCTACGATATGGAGCAGGTTGAATGGGCCATAGCGACGAGGTTCAGGGGAGACGAGGACCTCCTGGTCATCCCTCACGTGAGGGTCTCAAGCCTGGACCCCACATCAGACCAGGAGCTCGAATTGGGATGCAAGGTTGGAATAGATGCGACAAGGCCCCTAACCAAGCCCCAGGAGAAGTTCGAGAAGGCAAGGATCCCCATATCCGATAGGGCTAAGAGGCTCCTCCAGAGGTATGGGCAGGAAGGAGGTAGGAAAAGCTGTACTTAG
- a CDS encoding aconitase X catalytic domain-containing protein yields MYLDRLEEEMLRGEMGPAVARAMELLIALGEVFEAERLVPIEGAHISGVSYKNLDEAGLEFLEDLAELGAQTRVRATLNPAGMDLDIWREMGIPHGFAERQLRVVKAFERMGVETTCTCTPYLIGHNPRQGSQIAWAESSAVAFSNSVLGARTNRESGPSALASSITGRTPLYGYRIEENRRPGAVVEVEAELKSHLDYSALGYHIGEALGSSVPYIRGVPRADEDSLKSLAASSATSGGIALFHMEGVTPEADRFGEEDLKGLERITVEDEDLEEAISSLSGEVEDPVFCLGCPHCSLEEIRMAAKLLKGRRLRWRLWIFTSRGVYREAERRGYIHTILEAGGRVFRDTCMVVAPLREMGWREIATDSCKAAHYASNMGLKVRLESLEKMVEEASS; encoded by the coding sequence CTGTACTTAGACAGATTGGAGGAGGAGATGCTGAGGGGAGAGATGGGGCCAGCTGTGGCGAGGGCTATGGAGCTCCTGATCGCCCTTGGGGAGGTATTTGAGGCCGAGCGCCTAGTGCCCATAGAGGGGGCCCATATATCAGGGGTCTCATATAAGAATCTAGATGAGGCGGGGCTGGAGTTTCTTGAAGACTTGGCAGAGCTTGGGGCCCAGACCCGTGTGAGGGCCACTCTCAACCCCGCGGGTATGGACCTAGACATATGGAGGGAGATGGGCATCCCCCATGGATTCGCGGAGAGGCAGCTTAGGGTTGTCAAAGCCTTCGAGAGGATGGGGGTGGAGACCACATGCACCTGCACCCCCTACCTCATAGGGCACAATCCAAGGCAGGGGAGCCAGATAGCCTGGGCTGAGTCATCTGCGGTCGCCTTCTCCAACTCAGTCCTAGGGGCGAGGACTAACAGGGAGTCAGGCCCCTCAGCCCTAGCCAGCTCCATCACCGGAAGAACCCCCCTCTACGGATATAGGATCGAGGAGAACAGGAGGCCGGGAGCCGTAGTCGAGGTTGAGGCAGAACTCAAGAGCCATCTGGATTACAGCGCGTTGGGCTACCATATCGGAGAGGCCCTTGGTTCCTCAGTCCCTTACATCAGGGGGGTTCCCAGGGCCGACGAGGACAGCCTGAAGAGCTTGGCTGCGTCCTCTGCCACATCGGGTGGGATAGCGCTATTCCACATGGAGGGGGTTACACCTGAGGCTGATAGATTCGGAGAGGAGGACCTGAAGGGGTTGGAGAGGATAACTGTCGAGGATGAGGACCTAGAGGAGGCTATCTCGAGCCTCTCCGGAGAGGTTGAGGACCCCGTCTTCTGCCTTGGCTGCCCCCACTGCAGCCTTGAGGAGATAAGGATGGCGGCCAAGCTCCTAAAGGGGAGGAGGCTTAGATGGAGGCTTTGGATATTCACAAGCAGGGGCGTATACAGAGAGGCGGAGAGGAGGGGATACATCCACACGATCCTCGAGGCTGGGGGGAGGGTCTTCAGGGACACCTGTATGGTGGTCGCCCCACTGAGGGAGATGGGCTGGAGGGAGATCGCCACCGACAGCTGTAAGGCAGCCCACTACGCCTCGAACATGGGCCTAAAGGTTAGGCTTGAGTCCCTCGAGAAGATGGTGGAGGAAGCCTCAAGTTGA
- a CDS encoding DUF126 domain-containing protein: MRIRGRRIVGGYAEGEALISPEPISFYGGVDPETGVITERGHKLEGESVKGRVFIFPRGKGSTVGSYIIYRMKKLGTAPSAIINHETEAIIATGCVLAKIPLIDRLEADPIKTLKTGDYIRVYGDEGLIEVT; the protein is encoded by the coding sequence TTGAGGATAAGGGGGAGGAGGATCGTGGGGGGATACGCCGAGGGCGAGGCCCTAATCAGCCCTGAACCCATAAGCTTCTATGGAGGAGTTGACCCAGAGACAGGCGTCATAACAGAAAGGGGCCACAAGCTCGAGGGGGAATCGGTGAAGGGGAGGGTCTTCATCTTCCCGAGGGGGAAGGGGAGCACCGTTGGAAGCTACATAATCTACAGAATGAAGAAGCTGGGCACAGCCCCATCAGCCATCATAAACCATGAGACAGAGGCCATAATAGCGACTGGATGCGTCCTGGCCAAGATCCCTCTAATAGACAGGCTGGAGGCAGACCCCATCAAAACCCTGAAAACAGGAGACTACATAAGGGTATACGGAGACGAGGGACTAATAGAGGTAACTTAA